The Callithrix jacchus isolate 240 chromosome 7, calJac240_pri, whole genome shotgun sequence DNA window ggactataaaggcacaccactgtgcctgactagaACTATAAAGAGAGGTGTTTTTCTgtaatctaaaataaatttaaaaatcaaaaatagtataattctaaaaaagaaatgggattaAGGTAGACTCAAAATTTCACATctcttgggttaattttttttccccaaattaagTCAACAAGAGCCAAAGGAAAAAGATTAACGTGCTTAGAATTATATCTAACAGTTTACAAGTTGCTGAAATTTATTCAGAAATGTATTCAGACAACTGCAGCTTACCAAAGAAAGTTATAAATATGATCTGAATTAACACCAGtttggtggggaaaaaaaagtgtattgTATCAAACAGACTTGCTGTGATATCTGTTCAAACATACCTGTACCAGTCAAAAGTCCAGCACTCTTCTTTCGTGCATAAGCGCGTAAGTGGTTGGACAGGCTAACAGCACTTGTAAACGTCGTATTGCAATGCACACATGTTCTAAGCTTCACAGGCATACCTATCAttcaaaagaaaactataatCCAGTTCTCACTTCAAGAAGTGAAATTTTCTTAGCTTAAAGAGTGTAGAAAAGCACCACAAtaaagatggttttaaaaacgTTCAATGAAATAGATTAACGTAAAATAAGGCGGGGAAATTAACTGTTATTAGTTTGTAGTTAGTATTTACAGCTATCTCATGCTCTTTGGAAAGGTAGAAGAGGAGTGACTTAAACCTTTGAGCTCCTCTGGATATAACACCTATTATCACTTTCTTGCAGATTTCTGTGTTACGCAGATTATTTCTTAAACCTACGAAAATGCAATCCTGTGATTTGAACACCATGGTTCTGTTGAGAAGTTTCAAAGCTTACAACATTAccaataaaaagaatttaaaagtctAGTTGACAAAGTGGTAATTAAAGTGTTTTACCCACAAAACCGTAAAAGTCTCAATACTAAATTAGGTTTTCTGATGAAGGCTGGGAGAAAAGGTGGTAAAACACACCACTGAACAGCTGTTAGACACAACATTTTATCCAGGGTATTTTATGTTCATTACTCTGAATGCGCAATCAATAATGAAAGTTAATGATCTGAAGTTTTTTGCTAAAATCTTTGTGCTAAATAAATGATCAACAAGCTAACATCTTAGTCatcacaggaaagaaaacatgttCAACAATAAAAAACTCCTCACTTCTCAAACAATCCTCACTCCCCCAACACGTTTCAATTGATTTCTTCAGCATTACTGTGACAGCCACAAATATGCTTTCCATCTCTGAAGTATACTACGCCTTGGTCAACACAGCTAACACATCATCCCTGCGTTTTATCCTTCTGAAAGAATACTGAAAGCTAATGACTTTCAGAGACtctttattcaaaagaaaaagctGTATTAAACAGAACCTCATGTAAGATAAATTGTTTTCCAGACCACTTACAATACAAAGTAATCTTTCCTTAAATCAAAATTGCATTACAACTATTTGGGATATGACAATGTCTACCCCAAAGCAAATAAACAACATTACagtcattttattcattattaatcCATTTACTATTACCTCAGACACATTCAACTTACATCTCTAATGAGACCAATTACATAAACCTTTAACATTCTTAATCTTCAAAAAGGAATCTAGAAAAgacacttaaaatttttctaatctAAAAGTATAAACCAGACTTGGCAATAATGAATAAAGTTTGGCTACTTTATCTGCCACATTATTTGCCAATACACACAAAATATTCCTTCCCAAAGGAAAAACTATTGGTATACAAGTACTAAGCCAAatcatctgttctgttccattagagcactattttaaaacctaaaaccCCAAACAAATATGTTTTATGTTCACAACTGTTCTCCAAAACCAAACTATCCCACAATACAATAAGGAATTGGAGAAAGGAGATGCTTCTTTAGGTTAATCACAACAGATACCAATCCACTCAGCTTTAAGAGTCTGTTTTGTTTCAACTAAGCAGTGGAAAAACCAACAGCTAAATCTTGAAAACATGATCACCTTGGAGCACTGGCAAAAATACGACAGAGGTATGCCTTTTCAATAACACTGTGCTTTCGAACACCAACCTCCCATTCGCAATCATCCTCCAGCcacagcaaattttatttttacagatcagctttttgtttgttgtttttgtatgtgtatgtgtgtggttttcttttgcttttgttctcaCCTTACATTCAGACCAAGAAAAGAGGCACAGAGAACTCAGTGCTAAGGAACCTCAACTGATGAGTTATACAGAAATGACAGAATAACCAATCTGtgctctgtaaaaaaaaaagcagcttaaGCAAGAAGATTGTGAGAAAGTATTTTCCACATATATTCCATTAAAGAAAGCATAATTGAATGCATTTAAACTGTGTATAGGATAGTCATAAACGTCCTCTTACCTGAGTGCATAGTCAAGTCCATTTTTTGTGGCTGATACATCAACGGACTATCTTCATTTAATGGAAGAACGCATTTCTGAACGAATCTCTTTCTTGCTGTCTGATTATGGATCTTTTGAGGAGAAATAGAAGAATTCCTTTCTTCtcccatccttttatttttaagaagttcTATGAGTGTAAGAGACTGATTCTTTTTTCCACTGGGCAGTTCTGGTTTTGTTTCATCATATTCATTTAAGAAATTCAGCCCTTCTTCTTCTGATGCAGACACTGACAGAGCTTCAGTCTTTAGGCCATTTCGGTATGCTTCAAGAGGTATAACATTTTGAGATATAAAGTCATCACTTGACGCAAGTTTTTGAGCTACAAATGGTCTGGGAATAATACGACGACTGTTCaatgcctttaagattttttcatatttttcttcattttgcatcATCTCATTCAGAACACAGATTGGAGATTTGTGAGCATCCCATTTGGTCTTTCCAAGTCTTTTCAAGTGGCCTCTAACATGATTTGATAATCCAATTTTAGTATCAAACCAACCACCACAGAGCTGACAAGTGTGTTCAGAAGTGGTTTCAGACTTCTctatagctaaaaaaaaatttttaagagtagTATCAGAATTTCTTAAATAAACTGACCACCCTAAAATGAGttaattttgaaacataaaattatatgattCTAATAAAGTCCAAAttcaaacaaaacttttaaatcCTCTGAATTAGAACACAGACCTATTAGACCAAATCATTCCCATGGAGAACTTACCTTTTCTAACTCGCTTAACAGGTGTTCCTGTGCCAGTTCTCTTGAAATGCTGCATTTTATCACTTGTGGCTATTTGTTCTGGTGATACAACATGACGGGCTTCATAGCTTAATCCTGCTCTGTGAAGATGGCCCCGGACATGATTTGATAACCCAACACCTGTTTCAAATGTCGCTGGACAGTAAGGACATGATTTCTTCTCAAGAGACAAATCAGTCCAGTGAAAAACAGAACTATGCTTTGACAATGAAGTTTCTGCATTTTCTAAATGCTGAGGATCATGTATCTCATGCAAAAAGTTATTACTTCCAGCATCttcataatattcaaaataaaagccATCATTTTGGTCATAACTAAGAGAAGTATTTTCTCCAGGCTCCTGACCTTCCACTTTGCTCTTAAATAGAGGGAATAAATTTACATGTTCTTGATTAATATCACTATAGGTTTCATCTTCAATGGCCTGTGTAGTGTAGTCTCCTAATTCAACATTATCCCAGGAACTTTCATCTTCTGTTTCATAACTATCCTTCTTTTCAGCAGAATTAAGTTTTTGCAAAACAACAACAGTCATTTTATGCAAAAAATCTGGATAGCTATCCAAGTCTTCCCCTCCAACAGAACTTTCTTTCTTAGATTCCTTAACTACTCTCTTTACAGCTACACGTCTGTGATCTTTGAAGCTTTCAGGCCTTTTGGTGTCAGGTTTATGAGGGTCTGAAATAAAATTGTGAGAATTACTTGATGATGAAAACAGGTGTAAAGAATTTAATGAACtagcttcttcttttttgaaatgcaCAGGATATGATTCACCTGATTTTTTGATCATCCTGTAGTTTTCATATTTGTGTCTATACAAATAGTTGCTATTTGCCTTGGCattagatttttcttttgctgcttgaTGGAAATACTTGGGTTTTTGGTCAATGCTGCTTTTAACTGTAACAGTCTTATGGGGAGAGTTGTTTTGATTGCACATGTTTACACCTGACTGGGCAATGCTTTTCCGAGCTTTCTGTATTCTGTGTGGCCGCTTATGGATTTTTGAAAAACTACTTGATTGTGAGGTTGATCCAAATGTTCGCTTCACATCTTGTTTTAAAGCAGAGTTCTTTGGAAATGTGGTTGACTGTTGTTTACTTAATGGTTTAGTGCTATCCCTATCTACAGTTTCTTCAAGgatgtcattttttcttttatcaagtCCAAGAGGACTGCCAAATGAATCAACGCATGATGATGAATGCAAGTACTCCATGTGCTTTTTTAAAACACTTCTGGCTGAAGTAGTAAAAGGACACATCTTACATACGTAGGTAGCCGATTTTTTTGACGTTCCTACTACAGAGTCTTTCATGAaagtctttttttgtgtttttctctggGTTATATCAGAATTGACCATAGGGCATTTTACCACTGCCCCATGTGCAACGCCTCGATGGCATTCTAATTCATTTTCTGTCACTGCCATGAAGTTACACTCTTCACAGCAGTAGtaccttttatctttttcatgGGTTTTAGCATGTTGCACAAATGTTTTAGGGCAATTGGTACCAAACACACACTGAGGACACTGTAATCGTGCACTTCTTCCTTCATCCTGAAGTTCTTTCAATTCACGAATTTCCTCCATCaacttctgtcttctctcttggTGAATAATCATATGTTTTAGAAGTGAATTGCGATCTCGAAATGTCCGTCCACATTCTCTACAAGCATATGGCCTTGGAACATTAAGATGACGAAAGTGACTATTCCCATCTAAATGATACATCATATGCCTGTGGAGGTGCTTCTTCTCCCTAAAATTCACATTGCACTTTGTACAGGGGTAGAATGATGGCTCTTCGGTACTGAAAGTAGCAGGTGACTCAGAATCACtctcttcacatttcttttttaaggtaTTTGAAAGAAAAGTGCTAGTATGAACAGGTGAACTCTCTTCTCCACACTTATCTGAGTTATAAATTAGATGTTGAAAAGTATCCACAGATTCTAAGTCTTCATCAGCTGATTCAGGCTTCACTTTTGATAATGCATATTTCTGTGAGTCTACAGCTTGCAGCTCTTCATTCTGTTCTAGAAAGTCTACTTCTTGCATTTTTGATTTATTAGGTACACAATTAGAATCACTAAAGCAATCCTCGGTATAACGAGTTATCTTACTTACATCCATTTttcgctttctttttttttctagacctACTTTAGAATGAGGTGGAGCTTTATCTACTGTTTCCTCATTAGTCATAAGAAATTGAATGAACTCTTTTTGGGGATCCCAGTTTGTATCATTTTCTGACCTAAATCCATCTGTACCTGAGGAAATTCCTGTTAATGTATTGACACAATCGTCTTTTACCAATACATCTTCACTATCCTCACCCACCTCTACTTGATTTATTAAAGTGCCATCTGACTTTATATTACTCCCTACTGAATTCTGAATGTCACAACCAACCGAAGCAGAGGTAGGTAGTTTTTTATTGGAATGGGTGGGATTCTTAGCATGTGCTACATctgataacaaaaataaaacttggtGTTGACTTGCTTTCTGCGTAGACAGCTGAAGATCAGCTGCTACCTTCAATGCTGAACAAGATTCTGTTGCTGGCTGATCCACAGGCTGTCCAGTGGTTAATGAAACACTGCCTTTATTCATATTGGAAGTCTTAGTTAAGGAGGAGTGTGAAACTGGTCCATTAACAGCAGCTCCTTTAGGCAAGATAAAGTTTTCACTAGAAACAATAGGAGAACCAGCACGTATAAACAGACTAGACTGGCCTCCACTTAAGGCGTTTTCAGATTTGTCCTCTGACAGTTCTTCGGGCAGagtcaatttattatttttctgaaatgatgTTTGACAATCTTTTGGTTTATGAACTCCGCTCTCTTTGTCTGAGATAAAATTGTTGTCATCTAGGAGTTCTTCTTTAGCACCAGTAATATCGGTGTTTATCTTCGAATCATCCATATTGTTGGCAAGCCCATTTAACACATTTAGTCTAGAAAacggaaaaaagaaatttagatttgcatgaaagaaaaaatactatttgaaTGTATGGAGAGTTGaaagtacatatttttattagtttaattttctattctttatattGAGATCCTAATAATTTTCCAAGACTGAAAGAACACAAACACTGGAATATTTAAGAAGCACCTCAAAGGTTAATATTGTTCTTCATGCTAAGCAACAACAATCCAATACGTCATATACACAAAATGTCTAGAGAAAagcagcacacacacagacacacacaatgtaaatatGCTACagactgaaaaaattttaaacctcATATAGAGATGgctaatataaagaaaattattcgACTTAAGAGGCAGTCACTCTACTCTATAGAGAATAATTTAAACTATCAATATTGCAGAGAAGTGAAAGATTTGTCACTTAAAAGTTCATTTCTGAAGGAAGGGAACAAAACACTATTCGGTAAATAACTTTATTTGAATGAATATATTTGCTATCACCATCAGTGTTTTATGTATGAAATAGTACTTTTTAAAACACTGCTTTGCTCTCAAGATGCCTAATACTCTCCCGACATTCTATCAATTGTAAATATGCTTTATTCATAGATTGGTTCATTCCTTATTCAAATTAACCTTAACCATAATTTAACTTTAGTAAAGTCAActaaattttagtaaattttaacTTTACTAAAGTTAAAATTAATGAAGTTTCATGTCAAACTTTCATATGTGAGACCCCAAATTATAGGCATTCTCTAAAAGCATTTATCCATTTATGACCTGGTAGTCTAATGCAATGGCCTAAcacattttacaataaaatagcataaacatatgttttaaatttatttcatataaaatgtaGATAAAACTTTTCTAGGCATTTTTGGTAAGATATTTAATAATTATGAGAAAACAGtacaatattttaaaggaaagagtaTTTCTGAATGTTTGGGATCCATTCATACCATGACTGTAATGACTGCCCTTACTATGAAAAGTTCCCTTGCACCCTGCTCTTTTCCTGTTCTTAGAAATGGCCACATTGGAAGTGTCTGTCTTCTTCAAAGAATGTCAGCTCCTTGAGGGCTAGGAATGCAATCTAGTTATTATCATATCTCTAGAACCTAGTGCATCACTTGGCATAGGTGCTTAggcaatatttgttgaataaaagacTGAATAAGTATTGGaataagaaaaacacaatttCAAAATCAAAGTAAAAGTTTCTAAAGTGTAAGAATTTTGTTCCTATGAAATTTGGATACCCTGTTCAAATACAAGTTCCATCAGGTTCTGATTTATTAACTCAGTAATTATAATAAGGTCCTCAAAATATCCAATAACACTCATGTACAACTGAATGAACCTGCTATTTGGTAACCCCAGGTATTAACTAATTGAAAAATTGGCTTAAGTTTccatatttcttttcctgttttgtaCTTTATTCATTCtccaaatatttactaaatagtTGTGGCATACACTGATCCTGTATTATGGACACAATGGTAAACAAGACAGGTTAGCTTCCTTCTCTCAGATAAAGAATGAAGCCTTCACATGTttcttttatagtatttttaatttgtataacaAGTAATATTACTTTAGGGCAATGGGTCCTTACAAtctaaaacatttagaaatcaaAACCTCTTCAATGAAGTTCAATATTTCTACTATTCTTTAAGGGTACCGATTTCATGCTTTGTAAAACAGTAAATCTAATTCAAGATAATAAAATTGTTCTTACTTTTCCCTTATTTTATAACTTAGAATAAGCACTTATTCTTTCCATA harbors:
- the ZNF644 gene encoding zinc finger protein 644 isoform X3; this encodes MRSFLQQDVNKTKSRLNVLNGLANNMDDSKINTDITGAKEELLDDNNFISDKESGVHKPKDCQTSFQKNNKLTLPEELSEDKSENALSGGQSSLFIRAGSPIVSSENFILPKGAAVNGPVSHSSLTKTSNMNKGSVSLTTGQPVDQPATESCSALKVAADLQLSTQKASQHQVLFLLSDVAHAKNPTHSNKKLPTSASVGCDIQNSVGSNIKSDGTLINQVEVGEDSEDVLVKDDCVNTLTGISSGTDGFRSENDTNWDPQKEFIQFLMTNEETVDKAPPHSKVGLEKKRKRKMDVSKITRYTEDCFSDSNCVPNKSKMQEVDFLEQNEELQAVDSQKYALSKVKPESADEDLESVDTFQHLIYNSDKCGEESSPVHTSTFLSNTLKKKCEESDSESPATFSTEEPSFYPCTKCNVNFREKKHLHRHMMYHLDGNSHFRHLNVPRPYACRECGRTFRDRNSLLKHMIIHQERRQKLMEEIRELKELQDEGRSARLQCPQCVFGTNCPKTFVQHAKTHEKDKRYYCCEECNFMAVTENELECHRGVAHGAVVKCPMVNSDITQRKTQKKTFMKDSVVGTSKKSATYVCKMCPFTTSARSVLKKHMEYLHSSSCVDSFGSPLGLDKRKNDILEETVDRDSTKPLSKQQSTTFPKNSALKQDVKRTFGSTSQSSSFSKIHKRPHRIQKARKSIAQSGVNMCNQNNSPHKTVTVKSSIDQKPKYFHQAAKEKSNAKANSNYLYRHKYENYRMIKKSGESYPVHFKKEEASSLNSLHLFSSSSNSHNFISDPHKPDTKRPESFKDHRRVAVKRVVKESKKESSVGGEDLDSYPDFLHKMTVVVLQKLNSAEKKDSYETEDESSWDNVELGDYTTQAIEDETYSDINQEHVNLFPLFKSKVEGQEPGENTSLSYDQNDGFYFEYYEDAGSNNFLHEIHDPQHLENAETSLSKHSSVFHWTDLSLEKKSCPYCPATFETGVGLSNHVRGHLHRAGLSYEARHVVSPEQIATSDKMQHFKRTGTGTPVKRVRKAIEKSETTSEHTCQLCGGWFDTKIGLSNHVRGHLKRLGKTKWDAHKSPICVLNEMMQNEEKYEKILKALNSRRIIPRPFVAQKLASSDDFISQNVIPLEAYRNGLKTEALSVSASEEEGLNFLNEYDETKPELPSGKKNQSLTLIELLKNKRMGEERNSSISPQKIHNQTARKRFVQKCVLPLNEDSPLMYQPQKMDLTMHSALDCKQKKSRSRSGSKKKMLTLPHGADEVYILRCRFCGLVFRGPLSVQEDWIKHLQRHIVNANLPRTGAGMVEVTSLLKKPASITETSFSLLMAEAAS
- the ZNF644 gene encoding zinc finger protein 644 isoform X5, with translation MRSFLQQDVNKTKSRLNVLNGLANNMDDSKINTDITGAKEELLDDNNFISDKESGVHKPKDCQTSFQKNNKLTLPEELSEDKSENALSGGQSSLFIRAGSPIVSSENFILPKGAAVNGPVSHSSLTKTSNMNKGSVSLTTGQPVDQPATESCSALKVAADLQLSTQKASQHQVLFLLSDVAHAKNPTHSNKKLPTSASVGCDIQNSVGSNIKSDGTLINQVEVGEDSEDVLVKDDCVNTLTGISSGTDGFRSENDTNWDPQKEFIQFLMTNEETVDKAPPHSKVGLEKKRKRKMDVSKITRYTEDCFSDSNCVPNKSKMQEVDFLEQNEELQAVDSQKYALSKVKPESADEDLESVDTFQHLIYNSDKCGEESSPVHTSTFLSNTLKKKCEESDSESPATFSTEEPSFYPCTKCNVNFREKKHLHRHMMYHLDGNSHFRHLNVPRPYACRECGRTFRDRNSLLKHMIIHQERRQKLMEEIRELKELQDEGRSARLQCPQCVFGTNCPKTFVQHAKTHEKDKRYYCCEECNFMAVTENELECHRGVAHGAVVKCPMVNSDITQRKTQKKTFMKDSVVGTSKKSATYVCKMCPFTTSARSVLKKHMEYLHSSSCVDSFGSPLGLDKRKNDILEETVDRDSTKPLSKQQSTTFPKNSALKQDVKRTFGSTSQSSSFSKIHKRPHRIQKARKSIAQSGVNMCNQNNSPHKTVTVKSSIDQKPKYFHQAAKEKSNAKANSNYLYRHKYENYRMIKKSGESYPVHFKKEEASSLNSLHLFSSSSNSHNFISDPHKPDTKRPESFKDHRRVAVKRVVKESKKESSVGGEDLDSYPDFLHKMTVVVLQKLNSAEKKDSYETEDESSWDNVELGDYTTQAIEDETYSDINQEHVNLFPLFKSKVEGQEPGENTSLSYDQNDGFYFEYYEDAGSNNFLHEIHDPQHLENAETSLSKHSSVFHWTDLSLEKKSCPYCPATFETGVGLSNHVRGHLHRAGLSYEARHVVSPEQIATSDKMQHFKRTGTGTPVKRVRKAIEKSETTSEHTCQLCGGWFDTKIGLSNHVRGHLKRLGKTKWDAHKSPICVLNEMMQNEEKYEKILKALNSRRIIPRPFVAQKLASSDDFISQNVIPLEAYRNGLKTEALSVSASEEEGLNFLNEYDETKPELPSGKKNQSLTLIELLKNKRMGEERNSSISPQKIHNQTARKRFVQKCVLPLNEDSPLMYQPQKMDLTMHSALDCKQKKSRSRSGSKKKMLTLPHGADEVYILRCSRVCILNNQVISELLEIGLKS
- the ZNF644 gene encoding zinc finger protein 644 isoform X1, translated to MRSFLQQDVNKTKSRLNVLNGLANNMDDSKINTDITGAKEELLDDNNFISDKESGVHKPKDCQTSFQKNNKLTLPEELSEDKSENALSGGQSSLFIRAGSPIVSSENFILPKGAAVNGPVSHSSLTKTSNMNKGSVSLTTGQPVDQPATESCSALKVAADLQLSTQKASQHQVLFLLSDVAHAKNPTHSNKKLPTSASVGCDIQNSVGSNIKSDGTLINQVEVGEDSEDVLVKDDCVNTLTGISSGTDGFRSENDTNWDPQKEFIQFLMTNEETVDKAPPHSKVGLEKKRKRKMDVSKITRYTEDCFSDSNCVPNKSKMQEVDFLEQNEELQAVDSQKYALSKVKPESADEDLESVDTFQHLIYNSDKCGEESSPVHTSTFLSNTLKKKCEESDSESPATFSTEEPSFYPCTKCNVNFREKKHLHRHMMYHLDGNSHFRHLNVPRPYACRECGRTFRDRNSLLKHMIIHQERRQKLMEEIRELKELQDEGRSARLQCPQCVFGTNCPKTFVQHAKTHEKDKRYYCCEECNFMAVTENELECHRGVAHGAVVKCPMVNSDITQRKTQKKTFMKDSVVGTSKKSATYVCKMCPFTTSARSVLKKHMEYLHSSSCVDSFGSPLGLDKRKNDILEETVDRDSTKPLSKQQSTTFPKNSALKQDVKRTFGSTSQSSSFSKIHKRPHRIQKARKSIAQSGVNMCNQNNSPHKTVTVKSSIDQKPKYFHQAAKEKSNAKANSNYLYRHKYENYRMIKKSGESYPVHFKKEEASSLNSLHLFSSSSNSHNFISDPHKPDTKRPESFKDHRRVAVKRVVKESKKESSVGGEDLDSYPDFLHKMTVVVLQKLNSAEKKDSYETEDESSWDNVELGDYTTQAIEDETYSDINQEHVNLFPLFKSKVEGQEPGENTSLSYDQNDGFYFEYYEDAGSNNFLHEIHDPQHLENAETSLSKHSSVFHWTDLSLEKKSCPYCPATFETGVGLSNHVRGHLHRAGLSYEARHVVSPEQIATSDKMQHFKRTGTGTPVKRVRKAIEKSETTSEHTCQLCGGWFDTKIGLSNHVRGHLKRLGKTKWDAHKSPICVLNEMMQNEEKYEKILKALNSRRIIPRPFVAQKLASSDDFISQNVIPLEAYRNGLKTEALSVSASEEEGLNFLNEYDETKPELPSGKKNQSLTLIELLKNKRMGEERNSSISPQKIHNQTARKRFVQKCVLPLNEDSPLMYQPQKMDLTMHSGMPVKLRTCVHCNTTFTSAVSLSNHLRAYARKKSAGLLTGTALDCKQKKSRSRSGSKKKMLTLPHGADEVYILRCRFCGLVFRGPLSVQEDWIKHLQRHIVNANLPRTGAGMVEVTSLLKKPASITETSFSLLMAEAAS
- the ZNF644 gene encoding zinc finger protein 644 isoform X4; its protein translation is MDDSKINTDITGAKEELLDDNNFISDKESGVHKPKDCQTSFQKNNKLTLPEELSEDKSENALSGGQSSLFIRAGSPIVSSENFILPKGAAVNGPVSHSSLTKTSNMNKGSVSLTTGQPVDQPATESCSALKVAADLQLSTQKASQHQVLFLLSDVAHAKNPTHSNKKLPTSASVGCDIQNSVGSNIKSDGTLINQVEVGEDSEDVLVKDDCVNTLTGISSGTDGFRSENDTNWDPQKEFIQFLMTNEETVDKAPPHSKVGLEKKRKRKMDVSKITRYTEDCFSDSNCVPNKSKMQEVDFLEQNEELQAVDSQKYALSKVKPESADEDLESVDTFQHLIYNSDKCGEESSPVHTSTFLSNTLKKKCEESDSESPATFSTEEPSFYPCTKCNVNFREKKHLHRHMMYHLDGNSHFRHLNVPRPYACRECGRTFRDRNSLLKHMIIHQERRQKLMEEIRELKELQDEGRSARLQCPQCVFGTNCPKTFVQHAKTHEKDKRYYCCEECNFMAVTENELECHRGVAHGAVVKCPMVNSDITQRKTQKKTFMKDSVVGTSKKSATYVCKMCPFTTSARSVLKKHMEYLHSSSCVDSFGSPLGLDKRKNDILEETVDRDSTKPLSKQQSTTFPKNSALKQDVKRTFGSTSQSSSFSKIHKRPHRIQKARKSIAQSGVNMCNQNNSPHKTVTVKSSIDQKPKYFHQAAKEKSNAKANSNYLYRHKYENYRMIKKSGESYPVHFKKEEASSLNSLHLFSSSSNSHNFISDPHKPDTKRPESFKDHRRVAVKRVVKESKKESSVGGEDLDSYPDFLHKMTVVVLQKLNSAEKKDSYETEDESSWDNVELGDYTTQAIEDETYSDINQEHVNLFPLFKSKVEGQEPGENTSLSYDQNDGFYFEYYEDAGSNNFLHEIHDPQHLENAETSLSKHSSVFHWTDLSLEKKSCPYCPATFETGVGLSNHVRGHLHRAGLSYEARHVVSPEQIATSDKMQHFKRTGTGTPVKRVRKAIEKSETTSEHTCQLCGGWFDTKIGLSNHVRGHLKRLGKTKWDAHKSPICVLNEMMQNEEKYEKILKALNSRRIIPRPFVAQKLASSDDFISQNVIPLEAYRNGLKTEALSVSASEEEGLNFLNEYDETKPELPSGKKNQSLTLIELLKNKRMGEERNSSISPQKIHNQTARKRFVQKCVLPLNEDSPLMYQPQKMDLTMHSALDCKQKKSRSRSGSKKKMLTLPHGADEVYILRCRFCGLVFRGPLSVQEDWIKHLQRHIVNANLPRTGAGMVEVTSLLKKPASITETSFSLLMAEAAS
- the ZNF644 gene encoding zinc finger protein 644 isoform X2, producing the protein MDDSKINTDITGAKEELLDDNNFISDKESGVHKPKDCQTSFQKNNKLTLPEELSEDKSENALSGGQSSLFIRAGSPIVSSENFILPKGAAVNGPVSHSSLTKTSNMNKGSVSLTTGQPVDQPATESCSALKVAADLQLSTQKASQHQVLFLLSDVAHAKNPTHSNKKLPTSASVGCDIQNSVGSNIKSDGTLINQVEVGEDSEDVLVKDDCVNTLTGISSGTDGFRSENDTNWDPQKEFIQFLMTNEETVDKAPPHSKVGLEKKRKRKMDVSKITRYTEDCFSDSNCVPNKSKMQEVDFLEQNEELQAVDSQKYALSKVKPESADEDLESVDTFQHLIYNSDKCGEESSPVHTSTFLSNTLKKKCEESDSESPATFSTEEPSFYPCTKCNVNFREKKHLHRHMMYHLDGNSHFRHLNVPRPYACRECGRTFRDRNSLLKHMIIHQERRQKLMEEIRELKELQDEGRSARLQCPQCVFGTNCPKTFVQHAKTHEKDKRYYCCEECNFMAVTENELECHRGVAHGAVVKCPMVNSDITQRKTQKKTFMKDSVVGTSKKSATYVCKMCPFTTSARSVLKKHMEYLHSSSCVDSFGSPLGLDKRKNDILEETVDRDSTKPLSKQQSTTFPKNSALKQDVKRTFGSTSQSSSFSKIHKRPHRIQKARKSIAQSGVNMCNQNNSPHKTVTVKSSIDQKPKYFHQAAKEKSNAKANSNYLYRHKYENYRMIKKSGESYPVHFKKEEASSLNSLHLFSSSSNSHNFISDPHKPDTKRPESFKDHRRVAVKRVVKESKKESSVGGEDLDSYPDFLHKMTVVVLQKLNSAEKKDSYETEDESSWDNVELGDYTTQAIEDETYSDINQEHVNLFPLFKSKVEGQEPGENTSLSYDQNDGFYFEYYEDAGSNNFLHEIHDPQHLENAETSLSKHSSVFHWTDLSLEKKSCPYCPATFETGVGLSNHVRGHLHRAGLSYEARHVVSPEQIATSDKMQHFKRTGTGTPVKRVRKAIEKSETTSEHTCQLCGGWFDTKIGLSNHVRGHLKRLGKTKWDAHKSPICVLNEMMQNEEKYEKILKALNSRRIIPRPFVAQKLASSDDFISQNVIPLEAYRNGLKTEALSVSASEEEGLNFLNEYDETKPELPSGKKNQSLTLIELLKNKRMGEERNSSISPQKIHNQTARKRFVQKCVLPLNEDSPLMYQPQKMDLTMHSGMPVKLRTCVHCNTTFTSAVSLSNHLRAYARKKSAGLLTGTALDCKQKKSRSRSGSKKKMLTLPHGADEVYILRCRFCGLVFRGPLSVQEDWIKHLQRHIVNANLPRTGAGMVEVTSLLKKPASITETSFSLLMAEAAS